AATTCGTATCCTCCTGGATAGTGGATCACAACAGACATTCCTTAAGAAATCTATTGCTGATGATTTAAATATGAAGTCACAAGGATCTCCTGTTACTATGAATATTAAAGTACTCGGAGGTCAAGAACAGCGAAAGAGAATGGATCGCGTGAGGTTCATGTTGACACCTCTTGACTCAGGTGTTGATCAAGCAGTTTCCATTGACGCCTGGACGATAAGCAGTGTTTGCGCCCCCTTAACAGCTGTAGATGTTGATGTTAGGAAGTGTGCACATCTTAGAAACCTAAAGCTTGCTGACACCTTCCCAAGGAAAGCTGCTCCTGTTGACTTGTTAGTCGGGGCCGACCAATACTACAAGCTAGTTCAAGGAAACATTAGAAGAGGCCGTCCAGGAACACCGATCGCAACAAAGTCAAGACTGGGCTGGCTTCTGAGTGGTCCTGTCCTTGGGTCTAGGACAGACGAGGGTACAACAGCCATGTTGACAGTAACAAGAATAGAAGACCCAAACGATCAACTGAGACGATTTTGGGAACTTGACGCCATTGGAGTGATAGATCAGCAGAATAATGTCAGATCCGTGGAAGAGGAAGACGCACTTAACCAGTTCAACAGTTCCTGTAACTTCAATGGTGATAGATATGAAGTTGGTCTCCCGTGGAAGAAAGACCACCCACCTTTAGTTGATAATTACCAACAAGCTTATCAAAGGCTTATCTCCATTGAAAGAAGTCTAATCAAGCATGTGGAGAAGAAGAGAATGTATTGTGATGCAGTAAATCAATACATCGATGATGGTCATGCCCGAGCGATAGTCAAAGAAGACAGTAAAGCGGACAAGATAAGGTATTTCCCTCATCATGCGGTGTTCCGAGAAGACAGAACCACCACCAAATGCCGGGTTGTATTCGACAGTAGTGCCAAAACGCCTGATGGAGTCTCGCTCAATTCACGTCTTCTGAAAGGACCAAAGTTACAACCAGACCTGGGACATGTTATGATCAGATTCAGGTGTCATCGAATTGGTCTCATGGCGGATATTAAAAAGATGTTTCTCCAAATCAAACTGAAACGTGAAGATTAAAACAGTCACAGATTTCCGTGGAGAGATTTTCAAGCTGACAAGACGCCAGATGTTTATTGTATGACCAGGATAACATTTGGAGACACACCCTCGCCCTTTCTGTCAATCGCTACAGTACAGAAACACGTTCGAGAACACGAGGAAGATTACCCAGTTGCAGCTAAAGAAGTGAAAGAGAATATGTACGTTGACGATATACTCACTGGTGCCCCAGACGACGATTGTGCAGTGCAGCTTAAAGACGACCTCTGCAATCTTCTTTCAAAAGGGGGATTTCCGTTAACAAAGTGGGCTTCAAACTCCCAGAAGGTGATGGAAGCAACTCCTTCGCGAGAGAGAGCACCAACACTCATATCAACTGCTGACCAGGAAAAGATGTGCGACTCATTAAAAGCACTAGGGACGTCATGGAATACACAAGATGATCTTTTGACCTTTACAAACGTTTCCAGTATCCTAACTGAGGCAGATACCAAGACCAAGAGAAGTTTGATTAGCCTATATTCCAGAATATTTGATCCGATGGGGTTGTTGACTCCGTTCCTGATGGTACCAAAGTTACTATTTCAAGAACTATGGGCGCGAGGTCTTGACTGGGATCAGTCATTGGGCTCTGACATCGCCGAAGCATGGGAAACGTGGAAGCAGGAATTGGCCGACGTGAGTCACATCGAAGTTCATAGATGGTTATTGCATGGTTTGCCAGCCGTTGACAAAGTAGAGCTCCATGGATTCGGAGACGCCAGTCAAAGAGCCTATGGATCAGCAGTTTACCTTTGTGCTGAAGACCGAGAAGGCAACAGAGTCTCCAATTTAGTGAGGGCCAAGTCCAGAGTTGCGCCAGCTAAGCAAGTTACTTTACCAAGGCTAGAACTTCTTGCAGCATTCATAACCGCCAAGCTGATAAATTACGTCACGGAAGCTCTCCAAATAATGACGGACGCAGTTTACGCTTGGTCAGACAGTCAGATTGCGCTTGCGTGGATAAAAGGACCCAGTTCCAGGTGGAAAGTTTTCGTAGCAAACAGAGTTCAAGATATCCAACAAAGGGTTGCACCAAGCCAGTGGAGATTCTGCCCAGGAAGCCAGAATCCTGCAGACTTTCTCACAAGAGGGATTTCAGCATCTCAGCTCAAGGAAAACGAACTTTGGTGGAATGGTCCTCAATGGTTAAAGCAATCTTGTCGTCACTGGCCAGTCCGTGAGACGCTTGAACGAGAAGATCCAGAGTGTCTAGTTGAAGCAAGAAAAGAAGCGCCAGAAGTACCACATGCAAGTTGTTTTGTATGTCTACCACCTGTTGATGAAAGCACCGCATTAGCAACAAGATACGAAACCTGGCAGCGTTTGATAAGGATAACCGCGTGGATTCTCAAGTGGCTACGATTACATGGGCAGCCCAAGGAGGGAAAACTGTCAGCCCAGGAGATAAAGGAGTCGGAGTTCGTATGGTTAAGAAACAGACAAAGAATTGCCTTCCTTCCAGAAATTGAAGAACTGTGTAACAAGAAACAAGTGTCTGAAAGAAGTTGCATAGTTAAGCTTGATCCTCAGTTTGACAAAACTAAGAGATTGCTTGTGGTTGGAGGCCGTCTTCAGTTTGCTCAAATACCTGAAGAAGAAAAGCATCAAATTATTATTTCACACAATGATCCTGTTATCGAAAAACTGATCATGCACGTACATGTGAAAGCAAGTCACGCTGGACCAGAGACTACTCTCGCAGTTCTACGTCAGCGATTTTGGCTTACACAAGGAAGACGAGAAGTAAAACGAGTCTTGAGAAAATGTCTCACTTGCAAGCATTGGAGAACTCAGCCAGTTCAACAAAAGATGGCACCCCTACCTGCTGAGCGAGTACAGATAGCACCACCATTCACCAATATTGGTCTAGACTTCACAGGTCCGTTGTACTTGAAAGTAAAAGAAGGTTCCAAGACATCTACTTCAAAAGCCTACATATGTATTTTTATCTGTGAAGATTCCCGTGCAGTCCATTTGGAGCTATTAAACAGTATGACAACTGAGGACTTCTTGCAAGCCTTTCGACGTATGGCTAATCGAAGAGGAATGGCGGAGGTGATTCATTCAGATAATCAGACAACGTTCCACAAGGCCGCAAAGGTTTTTAAGGCATCGACTCAAAGAATGAAATTAGCGAAGATAGACCCAAGCGTTGTAGAAAACAAATTGGCCGACCAAGGCGTAAAGTGGAAGTTTATTACAGAAAGAGCCAGTCATCGAGGAGGTCAGTGGGAAAGAGTATGCCGACAACTCAAGGAACCACTGAGGAAAGTGTTAGGTAGAGCCTTCCTCACTTACACGGAGATGATGACAGTCTTAACAGACATAGAAGCT
The sequence above is a segment of the Montipora foliosa isolate CH-2021 chromosome 2, ASM3666993v2, whole genome shotgun sequence genome. Coding sequences within it:
- the LOC137991291 gene encoding uncharacterized protein yields the protein MTRITFGDTPSPFLSIATVQKHVREHEEDYPVAAKEVKENMYVDDILTGAPDDDCAVQLKDDLCNLLSKGGFPLTKWASNSQKVMEATPSRERAPTLISTADQEKMCDSLKALGTSWNTQDDLLTFTNVSSILTEADTKTKRSLISLYSRIFDPMGLLTPFLMVPKLLFQELWARGLDWDQSLGSDIAEAWETWKQELADVSHIEVHRWLLHGLPAVDKVELHGFGDASQRAYGSAVYLCAEDREGNRVSNLVRAKSRVAPAKQVTLPRLELLAAFITAKLINYVTEALQIMTDAVYAWSDSQIALAWIKGPSSRWKVFVANRVQDIQQRVAPSQWRFCPGSQNPADFLTRGISASQLKENELWWNGPQWLKQSCRHWPVRETLEREDPECLVEARKEAPEVPHASCFVCLPPVDESTALATRYETWQRLIRITAWILKWLRLHGQPKEGKLSAQEIKESEFVWLRNRQRIAFLPEIEELCNKKQVSERSCIVKLDPQFDKTKRLLVVGGRLQFAQIPEEEKHQIIISHNDPVIEKLIMHVHVKASHAGPETTLAVLRQRFWLTQGRREVKRVLRKCLTCKHWRTQPVQQKMAPLPAERVQIAPPFTNIGLDFTGPLYLKVKEGSKTSTSKAYICIFICEDSRAVHLELLNSMTTEDFLQAFRRMANRRGMAEVIHSDNQTTFHKAAKVFKASTQRMKLAKIDPSVVENKLADQGVKWKFITERASHRGGQWERVCRQLKEPLRKVLGRAFLTYTEMMTVLTDIEAMINSRPLTYIGDDIRDGRIITPALLAIGRDLERLPDNPPKKADVSLSERYRYQQRLQNHFWSRWLREYLPGLTVRQKWTREEIPLKENDVVLISEDNLPRGKWRIGKVIQTYPGKDDRVRTVKLQTKKGIINRPVQKLHLLEEHKQRVTSENHHEDQADNQFPEVRRVGNDCSSFVGEDVQARVQLTYPYKSRFGRVIRPPKRL